The Cellulomonas oligotrophica sequence GCCCGAGCGCGCGGGGTCCCGGCTCGACTGACCGCCGGTGCCGCGCGCGGCGGCCGGCCCCCAGCCGTCGCCGCGTGCGCGGTGCTGCGCCGGGCTCACGCCCCGCACCCGCGTGAACGCCGCGCTCAGCGCGAACGGCGTCCCGTAGCCCACGGCCCGGGCCACCGACGCGAGCGTCGCGTCGGGCTCGAGCAGCAGGTCCGCCGCGAGGTCCAGGCGCCAGCCCGTCAGGTACGTCATCGGCGGCTCGCCCACCAGGGCCGTGAAGCGCCGCGCGAACGCCGCCCGGGACAGGCCGACCTCGCGGGCCAGGGACTGCACGGTCCACGGACGCTGCGGGGCGTGGTGCAGCGCCCGCAGCGCACGACCCACCGCCGGGTCGGCGTCGGCGCGGTACCAGCCCGGCGCCCCGGGGCGCGCCATCCAGCTGCGCAGGCACTGCAGCAGCACCAGGTCCAGCAGGCGGTCCAGCACCGACTCCTGCCCGGGCAGGTCACGCACCACCTCGCGGGCGAACAGGTCGACGAGCGCACCGTCGACCTCGTCGCGGCGCAGCACCAGCCGCTCGGGCAGCGCCCGCAGCACGCGCCGCCCCACGGCCCCGTGCACCGGGTACGTGCCCGTGACCAGCACGGTCGGGCCGTCGGGGTCGTTGCCCCACGCGCGCACGCCCAGCACCTGCATCGGCGAGGGCCCGTCGCCCACGGGGCGGCACGCGTCCGGCTCCGGGCCGACCACGACCTGCGGCGGCGTCGACGGGCCGTCCGCGACGACGTAGTGCCCCGGCCCGCGCAGCAGCACCACGTCACCGGCACCCAGGTGCACGCCCGGGTCGTCCGGCCGGTCCGCCGCCCCCACCCACGCGGTGCCGCGCACCACGGGCAGCACCGTCAGCGGCGACCCGTCCTCCACCCGCATCGCCCACGGCGCGCGCAGGTGGCTGCGCAGCAGGAACGCGTCCCGCGCGCGCGGCCCGTCCAGCAGCCCGGAGACGACGTCCACCCGGCCACCCTAGCCGCGACCCCGGTCGGCGACGAGACGATCGCGTATGGCAGGGATCGCCACGGCCATGGATCGTCTCGCCGGACCACGGTTGCCTGGACCCGGCGGCGAACCCCGCCCGAGCCGGACCACCCAGGAGCGACCATGACCACCGACCCCACCCCGCGACCCGTCACCGTGATCGGCGCGACCGGCAAGACCGGCCGCCGCGTCGTCGACCGCCTCCGCGCCCGCGCCGTCCCCGTGCGCGCCGCGTCCCGCACCGGCACCACCCGGTTCGACTGGGACGACACCGCCACCTGGGAGCCCGCGCTCGCCGGGGCCGGCGCCGTCTACGTCGCCTACGCCCCCGACCTCGCCGTGCCCGGCGCCCCCGAGACCGTCGAGCGCCTCGCCGCGCTCGCGCAGCACCTGCACGTGGGCCGCCTCGTGCTGCTCTCCGGTCGCGGCGAGACCGAGGCGCAGCGTGCCGAGCGGCTCGTCCGGGCGGCGTTCGACGGGGCCACCGTGGTGCGCTGCGCGTTCTTCGCCCAGAACTTCAGCGAGTCGTTCCTCCTCGACGACGTCCGCGCCGGGCGCGTCGTCCTGCCCGTCGGCGACGTGCGCGAGCCGTTCGTCGACCTCGAGGACGTCGCCGACGTCGCCGTGGCCGCCCTCACCGACGACGCGCACCGCGGGCTCGTGCACGAGCTCACCGGGCCGCGGGCGGTCACGTTCGCCGAGGCCGTGGCGGTCCTCGCGGACGCCGCCGGGCGGCCCGTCGAGCTCGTGCCCGTCACGCTCGAGGAGTTCACCGCCGGGCTGCGGGCCCAGGGCGTGCCCGACGACGCCGTCGCGCTGCTCGCCTACCTGTTCACCGAGGTGCTCGACGGCCGCGGCGAGGCCGTCACCGACGGGGTCCGCCGGGCACTCGGCCGCGAGGCCACCGACCTGGCCGCGTACGCCCGGCGCGAGCGCGACGCCTGGCGGACCGCCGACCTGCCGGGCTGACGCACGGCAGGCCCCGCAGCCGTGCCCCGGGCCACGGGCACCGCGCCCCGGGCCGAGGGTGCGGGCCCGGGGCGCGGCGGCCTCAGGGGCGCTTCTGCTGGTCGAGGAAGTCCTTGGCCTTCGCGACGACGTCGTCGACCTTCGCGTCCGTGCCGTCGTCCGTGCGCGCCTTCACCGCGTCGGCCGCCTTGTCGAGCGCGTCCTTCGCCTTGTCCTCGTTCCCCGCGAGCGCGCCCTTGGCCTTGTGCACCAGATCGTCGAGCCCCATGATCCGCACCTCCCGTGGTCGTCGGCCCGCGGTCCGCGGGCCCACGCCCAGTGTGCGGGCCGTCACCGCCGGTGGCACGCGGGCGGGGCGATCGGCTCATCCGCGCGGGGGTTCGTGCCGATGTCGTCCGTATGACGACTTCCGACGGCCCCCGCGCGGGCTGGTACGGCGACGGCGTGACGCCCGGTGTCGAGCGGTGGTTCGACGGGCGCGCCTGGACCGAGCACCTGCGACCCGCGCCCGGTGCGCCCGTCCCCGTCGGGCCCGCCGTGCCGGCGCAGCAGCACGCCGCCGCGCCGACCGTCGGGCCGCCGCACCAGCACGCCGCCGCGCCGACGGCCGGGCCGCCGGCGACCGTGCAGCAGGCCGCTGCGCTGCACCCCGGCGGGGGTCCCGCGCCCGCGGTCCGTCCCTTCGCGGCCGCACCCGGTGCCGTGCGTCCCGCGGGCCCGGCCCAGCCCGGTGCCGTCCGTCCCGGCGTCGCTGCTGGTGCCCTGCAGCCCGGTGCCGGTCAGCCCGGTGCCGTGCGTCCGACCCGGCCCGGCGTCGCGGGCCCCGGCGGGCAGCCCGTGCACGCCGGCCCGGGCCGCGCCCCGCAGGCGGGGCAGGTGCACCCCTACCCGCCCCAGCCCGCTCCGGCCCACCCGTCACCGGCCCCGGTGCACGCGGGTCTGGTCGCGGCCGGCGGGCCCCTGCCCCCGGCCCCCGGGTACCCCGTCGCGGCCCCGACGTACCCGTCCGCCCCGCCGGTCCCCGCCGCGCTCCCCGCTCCGACCCCCGGGTGGGGCGCGCCGCCCTCCGGCGCTGCCGGCGGCACGTGGTCGACGGCCGACCCGAGCGCCGGCCTGCGCCCGGGCGCGGCCTACCCGAGCGCCAGCACCGCCGCGTGGGGCGGTGCCGCGAACCTCGCCCCGTGGGGGCCGCCGCGCCTCGCGCACTGGGGCTGGCGGGTCCTCGCGAGCATCGTCGACGACCTGCTCGTCTCCCTGCCGTACCTCGTGGCCGTGGCCGTCGACGTGACGCTCGCGATGGGGTCGGCCGACCCGCTGGCGCTCCAGCGCAGCGCCGACGGCACGAGCCCGCTCGTGCTGGGCGGGCTGCTGCTGACGTTCCTCGCGTGGGTGTGGAACCGGGGTGTGCGCCAGGGCCGCACCGGGCAGTCGGTGGGCAAGCGGCTCCTGCGGCTGCGGCTGGTCAAGGAGGGCACGACGATGCCCGTCGGCACCGGCACGGCCCTGCTGCGCGACGTCGTGCACGTCGTCGACCGCGCGTTCTTCATGCTGGGCTACCTCTGGCCGCTGTGGGACGCCAAGCGGCAGACGTTCTCCGACAAGATCGTGCACACCCTGGTGCTGCGCGAGGACTGAGCCGGGCGGCGACCCCGGCCGTCGCTCACCGCAGGGTGAGCTGCGGCAGGTGGTCGCGGGCCGCGCCCTGCGCGACGAGCATCGTCGCGACCACGCCGGACGCCCCCGTGAGCGTCGTCATGTCCGTCGCGGCCACGGCCCGCACGTCGTCCGCGTGCCGGGCCAGGTGCGCCAGCAGCGACGCCCGCAGCACGGCCGCCGCGTCGAGGTCCGCGTGCCGGGCGAAGGCGTCGGCGACGGCGAGCGTGCCCGCGGCGCCGTGGCAGACGGCCAGGCCCTCGGCGCTGCCGTGCGCCTCCAGGTGGAGGTCCGGGTCGAAGACGCGGCAGAACGACGCCATCGCCTCCGTGCCGAGGGTGCGCAGGTCCGGGTCGTGCAGCACGCGCCCCGCCTCCAGAAGCGCCCACGCCACGCCGGGCGTGCCGTAGCACCAGGCCTGCCGGCGGTCCGCGTGGCCGGTCGCCGGGGCGCCGTCGCGGCCGACCGGCGGCCAGGTGACCAGCCCGTCGTCGGTCAGGTACGCCTGCTCGAGCAGCCACGCGCACACCCGTCGCAGCGCGGGCAGGTACTGCTGCCCGTCGTCCAGGGTCTCCGCCGCGTGCCGCAGCGCGGACGCGACCCCGGCGGCGCCGTGACCCACACCGGTGTTGACGCGCCCCACGTTGAACGCGCTGCGCGGGTCCACGTCCGTGCCCGCACGCAGCCCGCTGAGAGCGGCGTCGCACGCACCCGCCAGGTGCCGGGCCGCGGGGGCGACCACGGCGGTGTCCGCGGCGCGGGCGGCGCCGGCCAGCACCAGCCCGGCGGGGCCGTGGAAGAGGTCGTAGTCGGCCCAGCCGACGTCCACGGTCCGCCACGTCACGTCGTCGAGCCACCGCGGGGCACCTCACCCGTCGTCTCCGTCACGAGGCCCCCTGCGACGCCACCGGCCCGGCTGCGTCGGACGACGCCGCTCCCGGGCTGGTGGACCCGGGCCGCACGGCGAGCGCCCAGCACCTCGACGTGGGGGACGGCCGACGCCACACCCGTGCCTGCCGCCCGACGAGGGTGCGCGGACGCCCGCCCGGGTGCCCGGCCCGGCGGGTGCGGGACGGGCGCGCGGCCCCGGCGCTCAGGCCTGCGGCTGCGTCCCCTCGGGTGCGTCGGCACCCGTCGGCGACGGGTCCTCGTCGTCCCACTCCTCGGACTGGACGACGTCCGAGGGGCCGTCGTGCGGCAGGTCCGTGCCTGCCGTGCCGACGCCTCCCGTGCCGACGCCTCCCGTCTCGACGCCACCCGCGTCCACCTCACCCGCGTCCACCTCGCCCGTGTCCACGCCGGGCGCATCGAGGTTGCCGGACGGGACCTGCGTCGTCGCCTCGTGCCCCGCGTCGTCCCCCACCTCGTCCGGAGCGGGCGGGCCGGCCCACGGCTCGTCGTCGGTCCACGCGGCCTGCGCCTGGGCGTGCACGGCCGCGAACACCTCGGCACGCTCCTGCGCGATCTCGGCCCGCACGCGCTCGTCGAGCGTCGCGAGCGCCGCCCGCGCCTGGTCGACCGCGGCGTCGACCGCGGCCAGGGCGTGCTCCTGGGTGGCGGTCAGCGACGCGGCGACGTGCTCGGCCTCAGCCTGCAGCGCTACCCGCACCTGCTCGAACTCCTCGACGATCATCGGTTGCTCCTCCTCGCGGTCCCCCGGTGGACCTGCGCGTCGTCCGCGTGGCGGCCCGGCGCGACGGTGCCGCGCGCGGGTGGGCGACGACGGCGTGCTGCCGGCGTCGACGGCGAGGCTACGTGGGCACGGCCGTGCGTGCGCCGTCCTGCGTCATCCGGTCGGGCGCCGTGCCGGCGGGCGTGCCGGCCGACGGCGGCGCGGTCGTGACGTCCGACCCGGTCAGGCCGATGAACGCCCCCAGCCGGGCGAGCGACTCGGGCCGGTGCGGCAGCGTGTGCGTCAGGCGCGCGCTGCGCACGACGAACGCCGCCCACTGCCCGCGGGACACGGCCACGTTGAGCCGGTTGCGGTCGAGCAGGAAGTCCAGGCCGCGGGGCACCTGCGCCGGGGACGACGCGGCGGTGGTCACGACGACGACGGGCGCCTGCTGCCCCTGGAACTTGTCGACGGTGCCCGCGCGCACCCCGGTGAGCCCGGCCGCGTCGAGCGCGCGGCGCACCGTCCACACCTGGGCGTTGTACGCGGCGACGACGAGCACGTCCTCGGGCGCCAGCGGGCGCACCGGCACCCCGGCGGCAGGGTCGTGCCACGTGCGGTCCACGAGGTCCGTCACCAGGGCCACCACCGCGGCGGCCTCCTCCGGAGACGACACCGCGTTGCCCTCGTGCTCGACGAGGACGCCGTGCACCCCGGGCTCCACGCCCTCGAGCTCACGCACGGCCGCGCCGGGCGCCGAGGTCAGCCGCCCCTCGTACGACAGCGTCGAGACCGTCGCGCACAGCCGCGGGTGCATGCGGTGCGTGACGGGCAGGAAGTACCCGAGGTGCGCGGGCAGCGTGTCGTGCCCGTCGGTGAGCCAGCCCAGCGCGGAGCGGTCCACGGGCTCGGGGTGCACGCCCTGGCTGACCTGCGGCAGCTGCTGCGGGTCGCCGAGCAGCAGCAGGTTGCGGGCCGCGCCGCCCACCGCGAACGTCGTCGCCAGCGCCAGCTGCCCGGCCTCGTCGACCACGAGCAGGTCCAGCGGCCCGTCGGGCAGCCGGCCCGCGTTGGTCAGGTCCCACGCCGTGCCGCCCAGCACCGCGCCCCGGCCGGGACCGCCGGGGTGCGCCGCCCAGAACGCGCCGAACCCGCGGTCGGGCACCCACGTCCATGCCACCGCGTCGCGGTCCGCGGCGTCCGCCGGGGCCTTCTTCGCGACGTCGGCACCGTCGACGCCCGCGGCCACGACGGCCGCGAGCATGTTCTCGACCACCGCGTGCGACTGCGCGACCACGCCCACGCGCCACCCGTGCGCCACGAGCGCGGCCACGACACGGGCACCCGTGTACGTCTTGCCGGTGCCGGGCGGCCCCTGCACCGCGAGGTAGGAGTCGTCGAGGTCCAGCAGCGCCCGCACCAGCACCTGCTCCAGCGGGCCGTCGTCGGCCGCCGGCAGCGGACCGCCGGACCGCGTCCGCGGCGCACGGCGGCACGCGAGGTCCAGCGCGGCCGACCCCGGCAGCACCGGCTCGGCCGTCCCGGCCCCGCCGTCACCCCCGGGGAGACCCGCCTCCTCGGGGAGACCCGCCTCCTCGGGGAGCCCCGCTCCCGTGCCGGTGCCCGGCACCGCGACGCCGACGGCCTCCGCGACCCGGGTCGCCAGCGCCCGGACCGCCGTGCGCAGCGGCCCCGTCCCGATCGGCGCCGTCGGGGCCAGCGCCATCGGCACCGCGTCGAACGGGTCCGAGGCCTGCGCGCGCGTCTCGACGACGCGCAGCACGTCCCGCACGGCCCGGCCCTCGCCCTCGGCCGTCACGTCCAGCACCGTCATGCGGTCGCACCAGCCGCGCGGCGCCTCCGTCGTGGTCTTCATGCCCGCCGGCACCGGCGGGTCGTACAGGCCCACGGCCCGGGCGCCCGCACGCAGCTCGCTGCCGGGCTCCAGCCGCCCCACCAGGCGCAGCACCCGGTGCGGCACCTTCTTGCCCGCCGGCACGTGCCAGTCCTCGACCACCTCGCCGCGCTCGACGACGAGCACGTTGCGCCGCTCCGCCCAGTCCGACGGGTGCGCGGACAGCCGGTCGTAGTGCCCCCACCAGTAGGGCTTGTCCTCGCGCTGGTGGTACCGCAGGGCCGCGGCGACCAGCGCGACCGCCTGCCGCTGCGGGCTGCGCACCACGCCCTCGCCCGGCCCGGGGCCGGCGACCGCCAGCAGCGCGTCCTCCAGCGGGTCGGGCTCGGCGAGCTCCGCGGCACGCGCCGCGGCCTCGGGGTCGAGCACCACCGGGCGCGTCGGGCCGTGCCCGTGCTCCGCGAGCCGCGCCAGCAACCAGTCCCGCAGCCCCAGCGTCGAGAGGCAGTCGTACCGGTTGTAGTCGGCGATGGCGTCGATGCGCCGCGCCCACTCCTGCTCGCGCCCGGCGACCCGCGCCGCGACCGCCTCCGCGTACTCGACGATCGAGTCCGCCGCCGTCGTCACGCCGTCGCCGCGGCCCGCGTCCATGTACAGCGGCTCGAGCTTCTTCAGCGAGTACGACCGCTGACCCGTCCGCACACCCGCCTTCACGGCCGCGTACAGGTCGACCAGCACGCCCTCGCGCAGCAGCGCGTCGACCTCCGCCTCGCCCTCGCCGTGCCGGCCCGCGAGCCGCAGCAGCGCCGTCTTCTCGTACGCGGCGTAGTGGTAGACGTGCAGGTGCGGGAACCGTGCGCGCCGCTGCGCCAGGTAGTCGAGGAACGCCCGCAGCGCCGCGCGCTCCTCGCCGCGGTCGTGCGCCCAGAAAGGCACGAACCGAGGCTCCGCACCCGGCGCCTCGGGGGCCTCCACGACGCCGAACAGGTACTCCAGCCCCCACGCGTCGCCCGTCGCGGCCAGCGCCGGGTCGTACCAGAGCGGGTCGCCCTCGAAGTCGAAGAACACGTCGCCCGGGTCCGCGGGCGGCAGCAGCGCCGCGACGGCCTCGGGGTGCGGCACCTGCGCGGGCACGTGCACCGGGTGCGCCGGGTCGTCGTTGGTCCGCTCCTGCTCGACCTGCAGCCGTGCCTGCAGGCGCATCCGCGCCAGCACCGCCGGGCTCAGACCGTCCACCTCGACGTCGTCGCCGAGGGCGGCCAGGGCGTCGAGCGTCGTCACGCCCGCCGCGTGCAGCAGCGGCCGGTGCCGCTCGTACACGCCGGCCGTCAGCGTGACGTCCCGCACCGCCTCGAGCTGCTCGACGCACAGCGCGCACCGCCCGCACGCCCGGTGCCCGTCCGCGCCCCAGGCGACCGCACCCCCGGCGGCCGTGTGCGCGTCGAGCAGCGCCTCCAGCTGGGCGCGCCGCTCGCGGTAGACCGGGACGAGGTCGGCCACCGCGTGGGTGCTGCGGGCGTCGTCGCCCAGCA is a genomic window containing:
- a CDS encoding antitoxin, with the protein product MGLDDLVHKAKGALAGNEDKAKDALDKAADAVKARTDDGTDAKVDDVVAKAKDFLDQQKRP
- a CDS encoding TM0106 family RecB-like putative nuclease → MILLDDGTLTISASDLVAAAGCEYAVLRALDARLGRGAAVVTETDAMLDRVARLGDEHEQRVLRALVAEHGAWAPGRTGGVAQLAAPRRPDVRADLQAAHAATLARLGAGGDGTGHPDVVHQATFFDGRFTGRSDFLVRTRTDDGADGGEAWAVLDAKLARNARPTALLQVAAYADLLASAGVPVAREVVLVLGDDARSTHAVADLVPVYRERRAQLEALLDAHTAAGGAVAWGADGHRACGRCALCVEQLEAVRDVTLTAGVYERHRPLLHAAGVTTLDALAALGDDVEVDGLSPAVLARMRLQARLQVEQERTNDDPAHPVHVPAQVPHPEAVAALLPPADPGDVFFDFEGDPLWYDPALAATGDAWGLEYLFGVVEAPEAPGAEPRFVPFWAHDRGEERAALRAFLDYLAQRRARFPHLHVYHYAAYEKTALLRLAGRHGEGEAEVDALLREGVLVDLYAAVKAGVRTGQRSYSLKKLEPLYMDAGRGDGVTTAADSIVEYAEAVAARVAGREQEWARRIDAIADYNRYDCLSTLGLRDWLLARLAEHGHGPTRPVVLDPEAAARAAELAEPDPLEDALLAVAGPGPGEGVVRSPQRQAVALVAAALRYHQREDKPYWWGHYDRLSAHPSDWAERRNVLVVERGEVVEDWHVPAGKKVPHRVLRLVGRLEPGSELRAGARAVGLYDPPVPAGMKTTTEAPRGWCDRMTVLDVTAEGEGRAVRDVLRVVETRAQASDPFDAVPMALAPTAPIGTGPLRTAVRALATRVAEAVGVAVPGTGTGAGLPEEAGLPEEAGLPGGDGGAGTAEPVLPGSAALDLACRRAPRTRSGGPLPAADDGPLEQVLVRALLDLDDSYLAVQGPPGTGKTYTGARVVAALVAHGWRVGVVAQSHAVVENMLAAVVAAGVDGADVAKKAPADAADRDAVAWTWVPDRGFGAFWAAHPGGPGRGAVLGGTAWDLTNAGRLPDGPLDLLVVDEAGQLALATTFAVGGAARNLLLLGDPQQLPQVSQGVHPEPVDRSALGWLTDGHDTLPAHLGYFLPVTHRMHPRLCATVSTLSYEGRLTSAPGAAVRELEGVEPGVHGVLVEHEGNAVSSPEEAAAVVALVTDLVDRTWHDPAAGVPVRPLAPEDVLVVAAYNAQVWTVRRALDAAGLTGVRAGTVDKFQGQQAPVVVVTTAASSPAQVPRGLDFLLDRNRLNVAVSRGQWAAFVVRSARLTHTLPHRPESLARLGAFIGLTGSDVTTAPPSAGTPAGTAPDRMTQDGARTAVPT
- a CDS encoding RDD family protein, producing MTTSDGPRAGWYGDGVTPGVERWFDGRAWTEHLRPAPGAPVPVGPAVPAQQHAAAPTVGPPHQHAAAPTAGPPATVQQAAALHPGGGPAPAVRPFAAAPGAVRPAGPAQPGAVRPGVAAGALQPGAGQPGAVRPTRPGVAGPGGQPVHAGPGRAPQAGQVHPYPPQPAPAHPSPAPVHAGLVAAGGPLPPAPGYPVAAPTYPSAPPVPAALPAPTPGWGAPPSGAAGGTWSTADPSAGLRPGAAYPSASTAAWGGAANLAPWGPPRLAHWGWRVLASIVDDLLVSLPYLVAVAVDVTLAMGSADPLALQRSADGTSPLVLGGLLLTFLAWVWNRGVRQGRTGQSVGKRLLRLRLVKEGTTMPVGTGTALLRDVVHVVDRAFFMLGYLWPLWDAKRQTFSDKIVHTLVLRED
- a CDS encoding lanthionine synthetase LanC family protein, whose product is MTWRTVDVGWADYDLFHGPAGLVLAGAARAADTAVVAPAARHLAGACDAALSGLRAGTDVDPRSAFNVGRVNTGVGHGAAGVASALRHAAETLDDGQQYLPALRRVCAWLLEQAYLTDDGLVTWPPVGRDGAPATGHADRRQAWCYGTPGVAWALLEAGRVLHDPDLRTLGTEAMASFCRVFDPDLHLEAHGSAEGLAVCHGAAGTLAVADAFARHADLDAAAVLRASLLAHLARHADDVRAVAATDMTTLTGASGVVATMLVAQGAARDHLPQLTLR
- a CDS encoding NAD(P)H-binding protein; protein product: MTTDPTPRPVTVIGATGKTGRRVVDRLRARAVPVRAASRTGTTRFDWDDTATWEPALAGAGAVYVAYAPDLAVPGAPETVERLAALAQHLHVGRLVLLSGRGETEAQRAERLVRAAFDGATVVRCAFFAQNFSESFLLDDVRAGRVVLPVGDVREPFVDLEDVADVAVAALTDDAHRGLVHELTGPRAVTFAEAVAVLADAAGRPVELVPVTLEEFTAGLRAQGVPDDAVALLAYLFTEVLDGRGEAVTDGVRRALGREATDLAAYARRERDAWRTADLPG